The Amycolatopsis japonica nucleotide sequence ATTTCTGGAAGCCGAAGCTGGTCGGCATGGGGGCGGGGCAGGAATTCCACGGCGTCTACGACAAGGGGATCCTGGCCGTCCACGCACTGCGGCGGAAGATCGGCGAAGGCGCTTTCGCGCGGCTGCTGAAGGAATGGCCGGCGGCGCACCGGAACGCCAACGCGAACTGGGCGGATTTCGAGGCGTTCACGATCAAGCTTTCGGAGCAGGACCTGCGGCCGTTCTTCGACGCTTGGTTCCACGGGACGACGATCCCGCCGGACGCGGAACTCCTTCCGGGCACCCTGCGAGGCTGACCCCACCCCACCCCGCATTTAGTCCTCTAAATGCGGTCCATGCGGGCACCTCGCCCACGCACTGGCGCGTCGCGAAAGCCACTTTCGCGACGTCTGATGTCCCGAAAGTGGCTTTCGCGACACCGGCGGAGCCCACGCGACCCAGCCGCCGCGGCACCCCCACCCACGCGTTTAGTCCTCTGAATGCGGGGCCGGGTAGTCCGGCAGGGCGATGCCGTTCACGACGTCCCGCATCTTCCGCGAGGCCAGGGCGGCGAACGGCTTCAGCCGCATGACCCGCATCGCCAGATACCGCATCCGCAAACCCGTCCGCGACTTCGCGAAGATCGACTCCGCATTCTCCCGCCCCAGCTCCTGGGTCTTCTCGACGAACTCGCGCATGACGGCTTCGTAGCGCTTCAGCCCGGTGTCGAGACCGGCGGCGAGTTCCCCGGCGAGCACGTACGCGCCGACGAACGCCAGGCTCGTGCCCTGCCCGGACAGCGGCGAGGGGCAGAAAGCGGCGTCGCCCAGCAGCCCGACACGACCGCGCGACCAGGACTCCATGATCACCTGGGCGCACGAGTCGAAGTAGAAGTCGGGCGCCTCGTCCATCCGGTCCAGCAGCCAGGGCGCTTCCCACTCCATTCCGGCGGCGAACCGGCGGACCAGCGCCTTCTGCGCTTCGACGTCGCGGTAGTCGTAGTCGATTTTCGGCGACGCGAACCCGAAGTACGCCATCGCCTGGTCGCCGTCGCGGACGCCGCGGATCCCGGCGGCCCGGCCGACGTCGTCGTAGCCGACGGCCCAGTTCCGCAGGCCGAGCCGGTTCGGCACGGCGAAGAACGCCAGGTACGAGCCGAGATGCCGGACGAACCGGGACTCCTCTCCGAAGGCCAGCGCCCGCACGCCCGAATGCAGCCCGTCCGCCCCGATGACCAGGTCGTACGTCGCCCTCGAACCACTCGCGAAGGTGACGCCGACGCCGTCGGCCCGCTCGTCCAGCGCGGTGATCCGGTCGCCGAAGACGTACTCCGCCCGCTCCCTGGTCGCTTCGTAGAGCACTTCGGTCAGGTCACCGCGGAGGATCTCGATCTCCGCGACGACGCCGTCGCCGTCGAAGTCGTCGGCGCGGATGGTGGCCTTCGTGCGGTTCTTCCGGTCGACGAGCGTCTCGCCCTTCGTGTCCGTGCAGGCCGCGCGGATGCGTTCGTCGAGCCCCATCCGGCGGGCGACCTCCTTGGCCGTTCCGCGCAGGTCGACGGCCTGGCCGCCGGGACGCAACGACGGCGCGCGCTCCACGACGGTCACCTGGAAGCCGTACCGGGTGAGCCAGAAGGCCAAGGCCGGTCCGGCGACGCTCGCTCCGGAGATGAGGATCTTGGTGTCAGCCATCGCCTGGAAGGTCCCACGCATCACATCGCGGCGCAAAACGATTTCGTCGTAGGCTGGCGGCATGGCTGTCGTGAAGATCAACGCGATCGAGGTACCCGAAGGCGCAGGCCCCGAGCTGGAGAAGCGGTTCGCCGCGCGGCTGCACGCCGTCGACGATCAGCCCGGTTTCCTCGGCTTCGAGCTGCTCCGCCCGGTCTCCGGCGAGTCGCGCTACTTCGTCTACACCAAGTGGGAGTCCGAAGAGGCGTACCAGGCGTGGGCGTCCGGCCCGGCGCGTGAGGCGCACGCGGGTGAGCGCGCGAAGCCGGTCTCCACGGGTGCGAACCTGCTGGAATTCGAGGTCGTCCAGGCTTCGAAGCCGGGTGAGTGAACTCGAACGAGCCGCGGAACTGATCGACGGCGCCGGCGCGCTGCTCGTCTGCGCCGGTGCCGGGATGGGCGTCGACTCCGGCCTGCCCGATTTCCGGGGCGATGAAGGTTTCTGGAAGGCATATCCGCCGTACGAGCGGCTGGGCATCAGCTTCGTCGAGCTCGCCGACCCGCGGCATTTCGCCGAGGATCCCGAGCTGGCCTGGGGTTTCTACGGGCATCGGCTCGCGCTGTACCGCGCCACCGTCCCGCACGACGGGTTCCGTCTC carries:
- a CDS encoding FAD-dependent monooxygenase, yielding MADTKILISGASVAGPALAFWLTRYGFQVTVVERAPSLRPGGQAVDLRGTAKEVARRMGLDERIRAACTDTKGETLVDRKNRTKATIRADDFDGDGVVAEIEILRGDLTEVLYEATRERAEYVFGDRITALDERADGVGVTFASGSRATYDLVIGADGLHSGVRALAFGEESRFVRHLGSYLAFFAVPNRLGLRNWAVGYDDVGRAAGIRGVRDGDQAMAYFGFASPKIDYDYRDVEAQKALVRRFAAGMEWEAPWLLDRMDEAPDFYFDSCAQVIMESWSRGRVGLLGDAAFCPSPLSGQGTSLAFVGAYVLAGELAAGLDTGLKRYEAVMREFVEKTQELGRENAESIFAKSRTGLRMRYLAMRVMRLKPFAALASRKMRDVVNGIALPDYPAPHSED
- a CDS encoding antibiotic biosynthesis monooxygenase family protein; this encodes MAVVKINAIEVPEGAGPELEKRFAARLHAVDDQPGFLGFELLRPVSGESRYFVYTKWESEEAYQAWASGPAREAHAGERAKPVSTGANLLEFEVVQASKPGE